In Janthinobacterium sp. J1-1, a single genomic region encodes these proteins:
- the gyrA gene encoding DNA gyrase subunit A — protein sequence MDQFAKETIPISLEEEMRKSYLDYAMSVIVGRALPDARDGLKPVHRRVLFAMHEMNNVWNRPYVKCARVVGETMGKYHPHGDASIYDTLVRMAQDFSLRYMLVDGQGNFGSVDGDAAAAMRYTECRLDKIAGELLADIDKDTVDFVPNYDGKEKEPSVLPTRIPNLLINGSSGIAVGMATNIPPHNITEVINGALHVLRNPDCTIDELIELIPAPDFPTAGIIYGVSGVRDGYRTGRGRVVMRAKTHFEEYGKDGGRIAIIVDELPFQVNKKSLLERIAENVRDKKLEGISDIRDESDKSGMRVVIELKRGEVPEVVLNNLYKQTQLQDTFGMNMVALVDGQPKLLNLKQMLQCFLSHRREVVTRRTVFELRKARERGHVLEGLAVALANIDDFIAIIKAAPTPPIAKVELMARPWDSSVVREMLARTGDGNTPGGVDAYRPENLPKHYGMQADGLYKLSDDQAQEILQMRLQRLTGLEQDKIVNEYKEVMEHIADLLDILAKPERVTVIITDEMTLAMNEYGAGKKDVRRSQIELNATDLETEDLITPQDMVVTLSHTGYMKAQPISEYRAQKRGGRGKQAMATKEEDWIDQLFIANTHDYILCFSDRGRMYWLKVWEVPQGSRNSRGKPIVNMFPLQDNEKITVILPLSGENRTFPEDHYVFMSTSLGTVKKTPLKDFSNPRKAGIIAVDLDDGDFLIGAALTDGKHDVMLFSDSGKAVRFDENDVRPMGRTARGVRGMNLEEGQHVIALLVAENEQQSVLTATENGYGKRTPILEYTRHGRGTKGMIAIQTSERNGKVVAATLVNTTDEIMLITTGGVLIRTRVSEIREMGRATQGVTLIAVEDGTKLSGLQRVVETDIDEVELTTEAAAAPVASVDPADPASDETDPAQPE from the coding sequence ATGGATCAATTCGCAAAAGAAACAATCCCTATTTCCCTCGAAGAAGAGATGCGCAAGAGCTACCTCGATTACGCCATGAGCGTGATCGTCGGTCGGGCCTTGCCTGACGCGCGTGATGGCTTGAAGCCAGTGCACCGCCGCGTCCTGTTCGCGATGCATGAAATGAACAACGTGTGGAATCGCCCTTACGTCAAGTGCGCCCGCGTGGTCGGCGAAACCATGGGTAAGTACCACCCCCACGGCGATGCGTCGATCTACGACACCTTGGTGCGCATGGCGCAAGATTTTTCGCTGCGCTACATGCTCGTCGATGGCCAGGGTAACTTCGGCTCCGTCGACGGCGACGCCGCCGCCGCCATGCGTTACACCGAGTGCCGCCTGGACAAGATCGCCGGCGAACTGCTGGCCGACATCGACAAGGACACCGTCGACTTCGTGCCCAACTACGATGGCAAGGAAAAGGAACCGTCGGTCCTGCCGACCCGCATTCCGAATCTGCTGATCAACGGTTCGTCCGGTATCGCCGTCGGCATGGCGACCAATATTCCGCCACACAACATCACCGAAGTGATCAACGGCGCGCTGCACGTGCTGCGCAATCCGGACTGCACGATCGATGAACTGATCGAACTGATCCCCGCGCCGGACTTCCCGACCGCCGGCATCATCTATGGCGTCTCGGGCGTGCGCGACGGCTACCGTACCGGCCGTGGCCGCGTGGTGATGCGCGCCAAGACCCACTTCGAGGAATACGGCAAGGACGGCGGGCGCATCGCCATCATCGTCGACGAGCTGCCATTCCAGGTCAACAAGAAATCCCTGCTGGAACGCATCGCCGAAAACGTGCGCGACAAGAAGCTGGAAGGCATTTCCGACATCCGCGACGAGTCCGACAAATCGGGCATGCGCGTGGTGATCGAGCTGAAACGCGGCGAAGTGCCGGAAGTGGTGCTGAACAATCTGTACAAGCAGACCCAGTTGCAGGACACCTTCGGCATGAACATGGTGGCGCTGGTCGATGGCCAGCCGAAGCTGCTGAACCTGAAGCAGATGCTGCAATGCTTCCTGTCGCACCGCCGCGAAGTGGTCACGCGCCGCACCGTGTTCGAACTGCGCAAGGCGCGCGAACGCGGCCATGTGCTCGAAGGCCTGGCCGTCGCGCTGGCCAATATCGATGACTTCATCGCCATCATCAAGGCCGCGCCGACGCCGCCGATCGCCAAGGTCGAGCTGATGGCGCGTCCATGGGATTCGTCCGTGGTGCGCGAAATGCTGGCCCGCACCGGCGACGGCAATACGCCGGGCGGCGTGGATGCGTATCGTCCTGAAAACCTGCCGAAGCACTACGGCATGCAGGCCGACGGCCTGTACAAGCTGTCGGACGACCAGGCGCAAGAGATTCTGCAGATGCGTCTGCAACGCCTGACCGGCCTGGAGCAGGACAAGATCGTCAACGAGTACAAGGAAGTGATGGAACATATCGCCGACTTGCTCGACATCCTGGCCAAACCGGAACGCGTGACCGTCATCATCACCGACGAAATGACCCTGGCGATGAACGAATACGGCGCCGGCAAGAAGGACGTGCGCCGCTCGCAGATCGAACTGAACGCGACCGACCTGGAAACCGAAGACCTGATCACCCCGCAGGACATGGTGGTGACCCTGTCGCACACCGGCTACATGAAGGCGCAGCCAATTAGCGAATACCGCGCGCAGAAGCGCGGCGGACGCGGCAAGCAGGCGATGGCGACCAAAGAGGAAGACTGGATCGACCAGCTGTTCATTGCGAACACCCACGATTACATCCTGTGCTTCTCGGACCGTGGCCGCATGTACTGGCTGAAGGTATGGGAAGTGCCGCAAGGCTCGCGCAATTCGCGCGGCAAGCCGATCGTCAACATGTTCCCGCTGCAGGACAACGAAAAGATCACCGTGATCCTGCCATTGTCGGGCGAGAACCGCACGTTCCCGGAAGACCATTATGTGTTCATGTCGACCAGCCTGGGTACCGTCAAGAAAACGCCTTTGAAGGACTTCAGCAATCCACGCAAGGCCGGCATCATCGCGGTCGACCTGGACGACGGCGACTTCCTGATCGGCGCGGCGCTGACCGACGGCAAGCACGACGTGATGCTGTTCTCGGATTCGGGCAAGGCAGTGCGCTTCGACGAAAACGATGTGCGTCCGATGGGCCGCACGGCGCGCGGCGTGCGCGGCATGAACCTGGAAGAAGGCCAGCACGTGATCGCGCTGCTGGTGGCCGAGAACGAGCAGCAGTCGGTGCTGACGGCCACCGAAAACGGTTACGGCAAGCGTACGCCTATCCTCGAGTACACGCGCCATGGCCGTGGCACGAAAGGCATGATCGCGATCCAGACCAGCGAGCGCAACGGTAAAGTGGTTGCCGCCACCCTGGTCAACACGACCGACGAAATCATGCTGATCACCACTGGTGGCGTATTGATCCGCACCCGCGTGTCGGAGATCCGCGAAATGGGCCGCGCCACGCAAGGCGTGACCCTGATCGCGGTGGAAGACGGCACCAAGCTGTCTGGCCTGCAACGCGTGGTCGAAACCGATATCGACGAAGTCGAGCTGACGACGGAGGCCGCTGCGGCACCGGTGGCGAGCGTCGATCCGGCCGACCCGGCGAGCGACGAGACGGACCCGGCGCAGCCGGAGTAA
- the ompA gene encoding outer membrane protein OmpA translates to MNKFVTLFFAASAVIAGSASAQTPTSPPFAPVTTDIKAPTPKSAYVQDARGVIVRDPFGLCWRTGYWTPADAVPGCDVPLCVEPETLQNGKCVAPPPPAAPAPAPAPAPVVVPVPAAPTSEKVSFAADAFFDFDKATLKPEGKSKLDQLTTQLGGINLEVIIAVGHTDSVGTDAYNQKLSVRRADAVKAYLVSKGVESNRVYTEGKGEKQPVADNKTAEGRAKNRRVEIEVVGTRK, encoded by the coding sequence ATGAATAAATTTGTAACGCTGTTTTTCGCTGCATCCGCAGTGATTGCTGGCTCGGCTTCGGCTCAAACCCCAACCTCGCCACCATTCGCTCCAGTGACCACCGACATCAAAGCACCAACGCCAAAGAGCGCCTATGTGCAAGATGCCCGCGGCGTAATCGTGCGTGACCCATTCGGCCTGTGCTGGCGTACCGGCTACTGGACACCTGCTGACGCGGTGCCAGGTTGCGACGTGCCACTGTGCGTAGAACCAGAAACCCTGCAAAACGGCAAATGCGTGGCACCTCCGCCACCAGCAGCACCAGCGCCTGCTCCAGCACCAGCGCCAGTGGTTGTGCCAGTACCAGCAGCTCCGACCTCGGAAAAAGTCAGCTTCGCCGCTGATGCCTTCTTCGACTTCGACAAAGCCACCCTGAAACCAGAAGGCAAGTCGAAACTGGATCAGCTGACCACCCAACTGGGCGGCATCAACCTGGAAGTCATCATCGCCGTCGGTCACACTGACTCGGTCGGTACCGATGCTTACAACCAGAAACTGTCGGTACGTCGTGCTGATGCTGTCAAAGCCTACCTGGTTTCCAAAGGCGTTGAAAGCAACCGCGTGTACACCGAAGGCAAAGGCGAGAAACAGCCAGTTGCTGACAACAAAACCGCCGAAGGCCGTGCGAAAAACCGTCGCGTGGAAATCGAAGTTGTTGGTACCCGCAAGTAA
- the ubiG gene encoding bifunctional 2-polyprenyl-6-hydroxyphenol methylase/3-demethylubiquinol 3-O-methyltransferase UbiG: protein MNADPLEIQKFSELAHRWWDPTSEFRPLHEINPLRLEWINAKVPLAGKRVIDIGCGGGILAESMARKGASVTGIDLSEKALKVADLHSLESGVNVRYKLIAAEAMAAEEAGQYDVVTCMEMLEHVPDPAAIVQACAALVKPGGHIFMSTLNRNPKAYLFAVLGAEYILRLLPKGTHDYDKFITPAELSQFARSAGLDVNSMRGMGYNPLTKIYSLNNDTSVNYLVACTRPL, encoded by the coding sequence ATGAACGCCGACCCTCTTGAAATCCAAAAATTCAGTGAGCTGGCCCACCGCTGGTGGGACCCCACTTCCGAGTTTCGTCCCCTGCACGAAATTAACCCCCTGCGCCTGGAATGGATCAACGCGAAAGTGCCGCTGGCCGGCAAGCGCGTGATCGACATCGGCTGCGGCGGCGGCATCCTGGCCGAATCGATGGCCCGCAAGGGCGCCAGCGTGACGGGCATCGACCTGTCCGAAAAAGCCCTGAAAGTGGCCGATTTGCACAGCCTGGAGTCCGGCGTCAATGTCCGCTACAAGCTGATCGCCGCCGAAGCCATGGCCGCCGAAGAAGCAGGCCAGTACGACGTGGTGACCTGCATGGAAATGCTCGAGCACGTGCCCGACCCGGCCGCCATCGTGCAAGCCTGCGCCGCGCTGGTCAAGCCCGGTGGCCATATCTTCATGTCGACCCTGAACCGCAACCCGAAAGCGTATCTGTTCGCCGTGCTGGGCGCCGAATACATCCTGCGCCTGCTGCCGAAAGGCACGCACGACTACGACAAATTCATCACCCCGGCCGAACTGTCGCAATTTGCGCGCAGCGCCGGCCTGGACGTGAACAGCATGCGCGGCATGGGCTACAATCCACTGACCAAGATCTACTCGCTGAACAACGATACCAGCGTCAACTACCTGGTGGCCTGCACCCGGCCTTTGTAA
- a CDS encoding HAD-IA family hydrolase: MTTDHLPAPRAILFDLDGTLADTAPDLAAAINLMRSRAGLAPTPYEVLRPTASAGARGMIGASYGIAPGESGYEPLKNGFLDNYEAALAVESRLFDGIPALLDGLTSLGLPWGVVTNKAARFTDPLVGQIGLSAAGCVISGDTMPHPKPHPAPLLEAAPRLDLAPESCWYVGDDLRDIQAGRAAGMRTIACAWGYCGPVEPLSWNADYLLETPAALLELVSGVVLAERERQLAA; this comes from the coding sequence ATGACCACCGACCACCTGCCCGCCCCGCGCGCCATCCTGTTCGACCTCGACGGTACCCTGGCCGACACCGCACCCGACCTGGCGGCCGCCATCAACCTGATGCGCTCGCGCGCCGGCCTGGCGCCCACGCCCTACGAAGTGCTGCGCCCCACGGCCTCGGCCGGCGCGCGCGGCATGATAGGCGCGTCCTACGGCATCGCCCCCGGCGAGAGCGGCTACGAGCCCCTGAAGAACGGTTTTCTGGACAACTACGAAGCGGCCCTCGCGGTGGAAAGCCGTTTATTTGACGGCATCCCCGCGCTGCTGGACGGCTTGACGTCGCTGGGCCTGCCCTGGGGCGTGGTCACCAACAAGGCGGCCCGCTTTACCGACCCGCTGGTCGGCCAGATTGGCCTCTCCGCCGCCGGCTGCGTGATCTCGGGCGACACCATGCCCCACCCGAAACCCCACCCCGCCCCCCTGCTGGAAGCGGCCCCCCGCCTGGACCTGGCGCCGGAATCCTGCTGGTACGTCGGCGACGACCTGCGCGACATCCAGGCCGGCCGCGCCGCCGGCATGCGCACCATCGCCTGCGCCTGGGGCTACTGCGGCCCGGTCGAACCTTTATCGTGGAATGCGGATTATCTGCTGGAGACGCCGGCTGCGTTGCTGGAGCTGGTCAGTGGGGTAGTACTGGCGGAGCGGGAAAGGCAGTTGGCGGCTTGA